The sequence AAAAGGTTTCCCAAAATAACTTTGAGAAACCTCCACCTAAACCAAATTATATATATGAAAATTATTATTCTTTTGTCAATTCAAAAAATAAAGTTACCTCAACATCTTTAGCAACACCAGCTCCCGTAGGATCATATTTAATGTTATAATCTAAACGATTAACTGAAAATTTAGCTTGCAGACCCAGCACCTCTTTTCCTTGTTGATTTTTAGCAATACCACCAAAAGTTACAGGAATACTTATTTCTTTAGTCACATCTTTTATGGTCAATTTACCTTTAAGCGTATAATTATTGCCTTTACCTTGTGATAATGTTGCACCTTGGAAAATCATTTCAGGAAACTTTCCTGCATCAAAAAAATCAGCGCTTTTCAGATGTTTATCCCTAGGCTCAACACCTGTATTTATTGTTTCCGGATAAACAGTGAAATCGAATTTTGCATTATTTAAATTTGTTCCCCCTGTAGAAACAGTTCCTACAAATTTATCAAATTTCCCTTGCACAAAACTAATTCCCATGTGCTTTATACTGAAATTCACCGATGAATGCATCGGATCAACGCTCCAAGAAGTTTGTGCAAATGTGAATATGCTAACTAAAACAAATACAAAGCTTAAAAGTATTTTTTTCATTTTTAAAATTTATATAGCAAATGTACATCAGAAAATTCAAAATATTCATTGATGCATGATAAGATTAACAATTTTTACGAAAAAATTTGAGCAGGATTTTTCATAATTTTACAGAATGGCAAAACTCAAAACAGCTTATTTCTGTCAAAACTGCGGTTCGCAATATCCGCAATGGACAGGGCAATGTAAAAATTGTCTTGAATGGAATACTTTGGTAGAAGAAATTGTAGAAAAAACATCTTCGAAAACTCCTCCTTTTTCAAAATCAAAACAAAACGTCATCAACATTATCGAAGTTGAAGCCGTAGAAGAACCAAGAATAAAAACCCCATCAGATGAACTCAACAGAGTTTTAGGAGGTGGAATTGTTTTAGGCTCTGTCACATTGATTGGCGGTGAACCCGGAATTGGAAAATCTACCCTTCTTCTTCAGCTTGCTTTAAAGATGAAAAAGAAAGTTTTCTATGTCTCAGGTGAAGAAAGTGCTTCTCAGATTAAAATGAGAGCCGATCGTTTGGCTGAAATTAAAAACCCAAATTGTTTTCTTTATACAGAAACTTCTTTAGAAAAGATACTTCACGAAGCTAAAAAGCTGGAACCTGATTTTGTTATTATTGATTCTATTCAAACTTTGCAATCTCAACTGATTGAAAGTTCACCGGGAACTGTTTCTCAAATTCGTGAATGTTCTAATGAAATTATTAAATATGCCAAAGAAAATAATGTTCCTGTATTTTTAGTCGGTCACATCACAAAAGACGGACAAATTGCAGGCCCAAAAGTTTTGGAACACATGGTCGATGTGGTTCTTAATTTTGACGGAGACAGAAACCATCTTTTCAGATTATTGAGAGCTAATAAAAACCGTTTTGGATCGACTGCAGAAATAGGAATTTACGAAATGGTGTCACAGGGTTTAAAGGAAATAAAAAATCCTTCAGAAATTTTAATTACTAAAAAATTTGAAGAACTTTCCGGAAATTCTGTTGCCGTAACCCTTGAAGGAAACCGCCCGATGCTTTTGGAAATTCAGGCATTGGTAAGCACAGCAGTCTACGGAACTCCACAAAGAAGCTGTACTGGGTTTGATTCTAAAAGACTGAATATGCTTTTGGCAGTTTTAGAAAAAGAGCAGGCTTTCAGTTGGGCGCAAAAGATGTTTTCTTAAATATTACAGGAGGAATAAAAACTGATGATCCTGCATTAGATTTAGCGGTTGTTGCATCTATTCTTTCATCTAATGAAGATATTGCGATTTCTGAACATTTTTGTTTTGCAGGAGAAATTGGTTTAAGCGGAGAAATTCGCCCGGTGGCACAGGTCGAACAAAGAATTACAGAAGCTGAAAAATTGGGTTACGAGAAAATTTTTGTTTCGAATTTAAATAAAATTCCAAAGAGAAAATTTGGGATCAAGATTGAAGAAGTGAGTAAGGTTGAGGATTTTCATGAAAGATTATTTTAACGTTAAATAAATCATAATATTTTAGAGGTTTATATATATATTTGTTATTTAACAAAATTAATAAAACCGAATATGAAAATCTTAAGTACTTGCCTACTGCTATGTTGTGCTGCAATTCTGTTTGCTCAAAACAAAATATTCCAGCACGCAATCAATGAAAATAATTTGACCGACAATCAAAAAGTAAGTAAGAGTCTTGCTGCTACTTATATTTTGACCAAGTATTATTCACAATCAAACTTTGATCTTACTTCTGATTTAGAAATTAAACTACCAAATGATAAAACGATCAAAGCTAAGCTTTCAAAAACATTCAATTACACAAATAAAAGCACATCTTACGCTTATTCTGTTGAAAACGAACCAGAGAGTGAATTGGTTTTCTCAAAATATGATGATGCGGTAACAGGAATGTATGCTTCGAGCCATGGGGAAAAAATTATTTTCCACCAAACTGATCAAAATATATTCGCCGTTTCTTTGGTAAGCGAATCAGAGCTTATCAATAGAGATTCTAAAAATGATTTTATTCTCAATGAATTTGCGATTAATCAAAAAGTAAATGCAAATATCTGTTTAGAATCTACCCCTATCTGCCCGGCAACAACGATTGATGTTTTAGTTGTTTTTACGCCAGCAGCAAGAATTGCATGGGGAGGTGTTGCACAGAGTAATTCTTTTGTGGCAACCGCAATTACAAACTTTAATACATCGCTTATCAATTCCGGGATTCCAAATATTACCATTAATTTAGTGTACTCTGGTGAAATTCCATATACAGAAACCGGAGATATTTATGTTGATTTGCCAAGATTCAGAAATAATAATGATGGATTTATGGACAGTGTTCATACGTTAAGAACAACCTACGGTGCTGATCTTTGTGGACTGATCACGTCTACACCTACCAGTATATGCGGCTTAGGATATGTAAATACCAATTCGACAAACTATTCAAACACAACAGCCTTTACGGTGTCATTATTAAATTGTGCAGTATCCAATTATACGCTATCTCATGAAATGGGTCATAATATGGGACTCAATCACGATTGGTATGTAGATCAAAGTACTACCCCTTGTAGTAACCTTCATGGTTACGTTAATCAGACTGCAGTTAATTTAGGAACATCAAGTACATCATCCCAAAGATGGAGAACCATGATGGCCTATAACGACCAATGTTCTAATGTTGGAATCAATTGTCCTAAAGCAAACCGATGGGCCAACCCAATCGTAAATTACAATTCTGAACCTACCGGAATTGCAATTGGAAATCCTAATCCTTCGAATGAAGCATTTGGTTTTGCGCGTTTCGCTTGTGTAGTCTCGCAGTTTATGCCGACTTCGAATTTGGGTACTTTTGAAATCAAAAATAAAGATGTGAAAGACTTTACCATTTACCCGAACCCTGCTAAAGAAGAAATCAATGTATGGATCATGAATGATGAGAAATATACTTTTAAAATCATCAATGTTTTAGGTCAGATTATTTTAACGACTGACAAAAAGAGCATCAATCTTCAGGGTCTATCTTCCGGAGAATATTTCCTGAGCGTTTTTGATGATAAAAATTCTTTAGTAGGAAGCAAAAAATTCATCGTTAAATAGTTGACGATTACTGTTTTTAATCTTATTTAAATTTGAAAATACTTCTTCCACATTTAAATTATCATCGGTTAAGATTAAATAATATTCATCATTTATTTAAATTAAAAATCAAAAAAAATCCCTTTCTAATATTTTAGAAAGGGATTTTTTTGTTAAACCATTATTAGAATCCTCCGGAATCACCAAATGTAAATGTTGCTGAGATACCAGCTCTTATAGTTGATAACGGGAACGCCGTTGAGATCTTGTATTTTGAAGTCATCTGCTCGTAGAATAACCTTAAGTTTAAGTTTTCTGACACGTTGTAATCAGCAGATAATTTAATGTTCATTAACTTCTGACCACCTGTTACTTGTGAGTCATCTAACAAGATATTCATGATGCTTGTACGGCTGTCTCTCAATGAGATATCGCCTCTGATGTTAAGGTCGCTACCTTTCCCTCTTCCACCTCTTGTGTTACCCATGTTTCCTAGTCTGAAGTTTCTGACGATATACCCTAATCTTACAACATATTCTGTATTTGAATCTTCCGTCAATGTATGATTCACCAATCCTAACAATAAAGTTCTCATTCTGTTATACTGCAACCCGAACTGCATATTGTTTCTCATCGTCACATCAATTCCGATAAGCGGTGCAAATGCTTCCACATAGCCAACCTGAGAGAATGTATAAGGATTGATATAATCATCAT comes from Chryseobacterium sp. 3008163 and encodes:
- a CDS encoding YceI family protein, producing MKKILLSFVFVLVSIFTFAQTSWSVDPMHSSVNFSIKHMGISFVQGKFDKFVGTVSTGGTNLNNAKFDFTVYPETINTGVEPRDKHLKSADFFDAGKFPEMIFQGATLSQGKGNNYTLKGKLTIKDVTKEISIPVTFGGIAKNQQGKEVLGLQAKFSVNRLDYNIKYDPTGAGVAKDVEVTLFFELTKE
- a CDS encoding zinc-dependent metalloprotease yields the protein MKILSTCLLLCCAAILFAQNKIFQHAINENNLTDNQKVSKSLAATYILTKYYSQSNFDLTSDLEIKLPNDKTIKAKLSKTFNYTNKSTSYAYSVENEPESELVFSKYDDAVTGMYASSHGEKIIFHQTDQNIFAVSLVSESELINRDSKNDFILNEFAINQKVNANICLESTPICPATTIDVLVVFTPAARIAWGGVAQSNSFVATAITNFNTSLINSGIPNITINLVYSGEIPYTETGDIYVDLPRFRNNNDGFMDSVHTLRTTYGADLCGLITSTPTSICGLGYVNTNSTNYSNTTAFTVSLLNCAVSNYTLSHEMGHNMGLNHDWYVDQSTTPCSNLHGYVNQTAVNLGTSSTSSQRWRTMMAYNDQCSNVGINCPKANRWANPIVNYNSEPTGIAIGNPNPSNEAFGFARFACVVSQFMPTSNLGTFEIKNKDVKDFTIYPNPAKEEINVWIMNDEKYTFKIINVLGQIILTTDKKSINLQGLSSGEYFLSVFDDKNSLVGSKKFIVK